ACGTTCCCAGATAGATATATATGTGCAGGTGAGCAAGCAGCAGCCATCAAcccaggaagggagggggaaggaaggggaagcaaGGATGGGAGTCGGGGGACAAGAGCCTAATGGACCGATGCCACTGGGCGGTACTTGCAGGTGCTGCAGGCAGATGGTGGGACCTACGCAGCTTGTGTGAATGCAGCCACGCTGGCAGTGCTGGATGCGGGAATACCCATGCGGGACTTTGTGTGTGCCTGCTCAGCTGGCTTTGTGGACAACACAGCCCTGGCGGACCTCAGCCATGTGGAAGAGGCAGCTGGTGGCCCCCAGCTGGCCCTGGCCTTGCTGCCGGCCTCAGGCCAGATTGCACTGCTTGAAATGGATGCTCGGCTACATGAGGACCACCTGGAACAGGTGCTAGAGGCGGCTGCCCGGGCTGCCCGTGATGTGCACACTGTGCTGGACCGTGTGGTTCGGCAGCATGTACGCGAGGCCTCTATTTTGCTGGGGGACTGAGCATCTGGCCCCCCATGCCCAGAATAAAACTCACATACAATCTGCTATACTTTAATTTCCCCACAGCACTTGCACACCCTCAGATCCTGGCCTGGTGCTTGCTCTGGGAGGTGACTAGGAACCGTCCCCATCCCCCGCACATGACATACCTTTTCCAGCTTCAAGACCCAAACCCTGAAGAGAAAGGTCGGGGAGCCTGTCTGCGGATGAACAGCCATTGTGCTAGGAAAGGTTCAGGCAGCTGAGCAGTGAGGCAGGGCCTGGCATAACGAGCCAAGCTGTGAGACGAAGGCAGTTCTC
This portion of the Canis aureus isolate CA01 chromosome 14, VMU_Caureus_v.1.0, whole genome shotgun sequence genome encodes:
- the EXOSC4 gene encoding exosome complex component RRP41 isoform X1; translated protein: MAGLELLSDQGYRVDGRRAGELRKIQARMGVFAQADGSAYIEQGNTKALAVVYGPHEIRGSRARALPDRALVNCQYSSATFSTGERKRRPHGDRKSCEMGLHLRQTFEAAILTQLHPRSQIDIYVQVLQADGGTYAACVNAATLAVLDAGIPMRDFVCACSAGFVDNTALADLSHVEEAAGGPQLALALLPASGQIALLEMDARLHEDHLEQVLEAAARAARDVHTVLDRVVRQHVREASILLGD
- the EXOSC4 gene encoding exosome complex component RRP41 isoform X2, yielding MAGARSGARSQRRRWGATRNEIRGSRARALPDRALVNCQYSSATFSTGERKRRPHGDRKSCEMGLHLRQTFEAAILTQLHPRSQIDIYVQVLQADGGTYAACVNAATLAVLDAGIPMRDFVCACSAGFVDNTALADLSHVEEAAGGPQLALALLPASGQIALLEMDARLHEDHLEQVLEAAARAARDVHTVLDRVVRQHVREASILLGD